A genomic segment from Gossypium hirsutum isolate 1008001.06 chromosome D04, Gossypium_hirsutum_v2.1, whole genome shotgun sequence encodes:
- the LOC107898943 gene encoding probable polyol transporter 4, which produces MGLVGVQENGKGEMALSLGNKSKYKRMDSELSDEFDDEASNHYNELERKKSIRKYVLACAIFASLNNVLLGYDVGVMSGAIIFIQEDLKISEVQEEVLVGILSIISLLGSLAGGRTSDIIGRKWTIAFAAVIFQIGAAIMTFAPSFQILMIGRVLAGVGIGFGVMIAPVYIAEISPTVDRGSLTSFPEIFINLGILLGYVSNYAFSGLSVHINWRVMLAVGILPSVFIGFALFIIPESPRWLVMQNRVEDARSVLLKTNENENDVDERLSEIVAAAGMSNGEKNEEKAVWRELLSPSPPLRRMLITGFGIQCFQQITGIDATVYYSPEIFKEAGTENNSKLLAATVAVGVTKTAFILIATFLVDRVGRKPLLYVSTIGMTVCLLTLSLTLGFLGHGQLGVALAVLCVCGNVAFFSVGMGPICWILTSEIFPLRLRAQASALGAVGNRVCSGLVAMSFLSLSRTITVGGTFFLFALLSALSVLFAYKCVPETKGKSLEQIELLFENHNEWQGSEVEMGDSEHLVQKA; this is translated from the exons ATGGGGCTGGTTGGTGTCCAAGAAAATGGGAAAGGGGAAATGGCTTTGTCTTTGGGGAACAAGAGCAAGTACAAGAGAATGGATTCTGAGCTATCTGATGAATTTGATGACGAGGCTTCTAATCATTATAATGAACTAGAGAGGAAGAAAAGTATCAGGAAATATGTTCTTGCTTGTGCTATTTTTGCATCTCTCAACAATGTTCTTCTTGGCTATG ATGTAGGTGTCATGAGTGGAGCGATTATATTTATTCAGGAAGATCTGAAGATAAGTGAGGTACAAGAAGAAGTTCTCGTTGGGATTTTGAGTATCATTTCCCTTTTGGGTAGCTTAGCTGGTGGAAGGACATCTGATATCATTGGTAGAAAATGGACAATTGCCTTTGCAGCTGTTATATTTCAGATTGGTGCAGCTATTATGACATTTGCACCTTCATTCCAGATACTAATGATAGGACGAGTTTTGGCCGGGGTTGGTATAGGCTTTGGAGTCATGATTGCTCCGGTCTATATTGCTGAGATATCGCCAACTGTTGATAGAGGCTCTCTTACTTCCTTCCCTGAGATTTTCATAAATCTAGGAATTTTGCTTGGTTATGTCTCAAATTATGCATTTTCCGGTCTTTCAGTTCATATAAATTGGAGGGTGATGCTCGCTGTTGGAATTTTGCCTTCAGTCTTCATAGGATTTGCACTTTTTATCATCCCTGAATCGCCAAGGTGGTTGGTAATGCAGAACCGAGTTGAAGATGCGAGATCTGTGCTATTAAAGACAAATGAAAATGAGAATGATGTGGATGAGAGGCTCTCGGAAATAGTAGCAGCCGCTGGAATGTCTAATGGAGAGAAGAATGAAGAGAAAGCTGTATGGCGTGAACTGCTAAGTCCTTCTCCTCCACTTCGTCGGATGCTGATCACTGGATTCGGAATCCAGTGTTTCCAACAAATCACTGGAATAGATGCAACTGTGTATTATAGTCCTGAAATCTTCAAGGAAGCTGGGACTGAGAATAACTCTAAGCTTCTTGCTGCAACAGTTGCCGTGGGTGTTACAAAGACCGCTTTTATACTGATTGCCACATTTCTTGTGGATAGAGTTGGGAGGAAGCCCTTGCTCTACGTGAGCACAATTGGGATGACGGTCTGTTTGTTAACCTTAAGCCTTACCCTTGGTTTTCTGGGTCACGGGCAGCTTGGAGTTGCACTTGCGGTCTTGTGCGTTTGTGGTAATGTAGCTTTCTTTTCGGTGGGAATGGGTCCTATTTGCTGGATTTTGACATCAGAAATCTTTCCATTGAGGTTGCGAGCTCAAGCATCTGCGCTTGGGGCTGTAGGTAACAGGGTATGTAGTGGCCTCGTTGCCATGTCATTCCTCTCTCTATCTCGTACAATTACAGTGGGCGGAACCTTTTTCCTCTTTGCACTGTTGTCAGCTCTTTCTGTTCTCTTTGCTTACAAATGTGTTCCGGAGACGAAGGGAAAATCATTGGAACAGATTGAGTTGCTTTTTGAAAATCATAATGAATGGCAAGGAAGTGAAGTGGAGATGGGAGACTCCGAGCATCTAGTACAGAAAGCGTGA
- the LOC107898100 gene encoding ethylene-responsive transcription factor ERF054, producing MADEIEKVKEIAKGKGVDFGVELERQQWKPVFDEASISQRPLKKIRSPQRRHHHLVHSSVSYPSLPSSRLVFPFAFDGSFDPMSRPWQPQNQQHMISFSPQPQQQQQQQLLQYCSGALNLSPRGGMMGRLGQPVQPIHTSKLYRGVRQRQWGKWVAEIRLPRERTRLWLGTFDTAEDAALAYDRKAFKLRGKNARLNFPELFFKKDKDTSPSSPEPNQNQNLPKQEHESPKLQSANMESMSQGDNPGSEPTTIDMVQMTAEEGDSGSQASMWEDMALAEAWFNAFPEEWGPVNPVWDDINAANNLLLPSNPSFTNQNQQDFSEFDHQKQDSSSTSCPKKPFF from the coding sequence ATGGCTGATGAGATAGAGAAGGTGAAAGAGATTGCCAAAGGCAAGGGTGTTGATTTTGGGGTGGAACTGGAGAGGCAGCAATGGAAGCCAGTTTTTGATGAAGCTTCCATTTCACAAAGACCTCTTAAGAAGATCCGTAGCCCTCAACGTCGACACCACCACCTTGTTCATTCCTCTGTTTCTTATCCTTCTTTGCCATCTTCTAGACTAGTTTTTCCTTTTGCTTTTGATGGTTCTTTTGATCCAATGTCCCGCCCATGGCAGCCACAAAATCAACAACACATGATTTCCTTTAGTCCTCAGCcccagcagcagcagcagcagcagcttcTTCAATACTGTAGTGGTGCGTTGAATTTGAGTCCAAGAGGGGGGATGATGGGGAGATTGGGGCAACCAGTGCAGCCTATACATACTAGCAAGCTTTATAGAGGCGTAAGGCAGAGGCAGTGGGGCAAATGGGTAGCTGAAATTCGTCTTCCTCGAGAAAGGACTCGCCTTTGGCTTGGCACCTTCGATACAGCTGAAGATGCTGCTTTAGCCTATGATAGGAAAGCATTCAAGTTGAGAGGAAAGAATGCAAGGCTCAATTTCCCTGAGCTTTTCTTCAAAAAAGATAAAGATACCTCTCCAAGTTCACCAGAACCAAACCAAAACCAGAACCTCCCAAAACAAGAACATGAAAGTCCAAAATTGCAGTCTGCAAATATGGAATCGATGTCTCAAGGAGATAATCCTGGCAGTGAGCCTACAACTATAGATATGGTGCAGATGACAGCAGAGGAAGGTGATTCGGGTTCTCAGGCATCCATGTGGgaagatatggcattggcagaGGCTTGGTTCAATGCATTCCCGGAAGAATGGGGGCCTGTAAATCCTGTATGGGACGACATAAATGCTGCAAACAACCTTCTTTTACCGTCAAACCCTAGTTTCACCAATCAAAACCAACAAGACTTTAGTGAGTTTGATCACCAAAAACAAGACAGTTCTTCCACTTCTTGTCCAAAGAAACCCTTCTTTTAG
- the LOC107898942 gene encoding protochlorophyllide reductase: protein MALQAASLLPPTISIHKEAKSNACLKETTLFGVPFSTHFSFPLHLTQELRKKGVAAGIVRAQTAATTPAVDRAAPQGKKTLRKGTVIITGASSGLGLATAKALAETGEWHVIMACRNFLKAEKAAKSVGITKESYSVMHLDLASLESVRQFADTFRRSGRPLDALVCNAAVYLPTAKEPTYTAEGFELTVGTNHLGHFLLARLLLDDLKQSDYPYKRLIIVGSITGNTNTLAGNVPPKANLGDLRGLAGGLNGIQSSAMIDGGDFDGAKAYKDSKVCNMLTMQEFHRRYNEETGITFASLYPGCIATTGLFREHIPLFRLLFPPFQKYITKGYVSEEEAGGRLAQVVSDPSLTKSGVYWSWNKNSESFENQLSKEASDAEKARKLWEVSEKLVGLA from the exons ATGGCTCTCCAAGCAGCTTCATTGCTCCCACCCACCATCTCCATTCACAAAGAG GCCAAATCCAATGCTTGTCTTAAAGAGACAACTCTGTTTGGTGTTCCATTTTCAACCCATTTCAGCTTTCCTCTTCATTTAACTCAG GAACTCAGGAAAAAGGGAGTAGCTGCCGGAATTGTTCGAGCACAAACAGCTGCTACAACACCGGCAGTCGATCGGGCTGCTCCACAAGGGAAGAAGACCTTGAGAAAGGGTACTGTGATAATAACCGGTGCGTCGTCCGGTTTAGGCCTAGCGACAGCCAAGGCTCTTGCCGAGACAGGGGAATGGCATGTAATCATGGCGTGTAGAAATTTTCTCAAGGCTGAGAAAGCTGCTAAATCGGTTGGCATTACGAAGGAGAGTTATTCCGTGATGCATTTGGACCTTGCGTCGCTTGAAAGTGTGCGGCAATTTGCGGATACCTTCCGTCGCTCGGGCAGGCCGCTTGATGCTTTGGTTTGCAATGCTGCTGTGTACTTGCCAACTGCTAAGGAACCGACTTATACTGCCGAAGGGTTCGAACTCACCGTCGGAACAAACCATCTCGGTCATTTCCTCCTAGCAAGGCTACTCCTAGATGACCTCAAGCAGTCAGATTATCCTTATAAGCGTCTCATTATTGTCGGTTCAATTACAG GAAACACAAACACATTGGCCGGGAATGTGCCACCGAAAGCTAACCTCGGGGACCTTAGAGGTCTTGCAGGAGGCTTGAATGGAATACAGAGTTCAGCCATGATAGATGGAGGAGATTTTGATGGTGCCAAGGCATATAAAGACAGCAAAGTTTGTAATATGCTCACCATGCAAGAATTCCACAGGCGGTACAACGAGGAAACCGGAATCACCTTTGCCTCCCTTTACCCCGGTTGCATTGCAACAACAGGTCTGTTTAGGGAACACATTCCATTGTTCCGTCTTCTCTTCCCACCGTTTCAAAAGTACATTACGAAAGGCTATGTTTCGGAAGAAGAAGCTGGGGGCAGACTTGCACAG GTTGTGAGTGATCCAAGTCTTACAAAATCAGGTGTTTACTGGAGTTGGAACAAGAACTCTGAATCATTCGAAAACCAGCTTTCAAAAGAGGCAAGCGACGCGGAGAAGGCACGGAAGTTGTGGGAGGTTAGCGAGAAGTTGGTTGGTTTGGCTTAA
- the LOC107898944 gene encoding bifunctional epoxide hydrolase 2, with the protein MEKIQHSHVQVRGLKLHVAQIGTGPKVVLFLHGFPEIWYSWRHQMIAVANAGFRAIAFDSRGYGLSDHPPEPEKANFKDLVDDVVALLDLLGINKVFLVGKDFGAVPAFMVAVIHPERVLGVITLGIPFLVPGPVGIQFDLLPKGFYVLRWAEPGRAEADFGRFDVKTVVRNIYILFCRSELQVAGENEEIMDLVDPSTPLPPWFTEEDLEVYAALYQNSGFRTALQVPYRCSQLDYGITNPKVTAPSLLIMGEKDYFMKFPGMEEYMKKGIVKQFMPNLDITFMSEGNHFVQEQLPEQVNELIITFLNKN; encoded by the exons atggaaaagaTTCAGCACAGCCATGTCCAAGTGCGAGGATTAAAGCTTCACGTAGCCCAGATTGGAACAG GTCCTAAGGTGGTGCTTTTCCTGCATGGCTTCCCGGAAATTTGGTATTCATGGAGGCACCAGATGATTGCTGTGGCTAATGCTGGTTTCCGAGCAATTGCTTTTGATTCCAGGGGCTACGGACTCTCCGACCACCCACCGGAGCCCGAAAAAGCAAATTTCAAGGACCTTGTCGACGATGTTGTTGCCCTTCTTGACTTGTTGGGAATCAATAAG GTTTTTCTTGTTGGGAAGGATTTTGGAGCAGTGCCTGCATTTATGGTAGCTGTTATCCACCCTGAAAGGGTGTTAGGTGTCATAACACTAGGCATTCCTTTCCTTGTACCTGGTCCTGTTGGTATCCAATTTGATCTCCTCCCCAAAGGCTTCTACGTATTAAGATGGGCAGAACCAGGAAGAGCTGAAGCGgatttcggccgatttgatgttaAGACCGTTGTAAGAAACATTTACATTCTCTTTTGCAGAAGTGAGCTACAAGTAGCTGGTGAAAACGAGGAGATAATGGACTTGGTTGATCCATCTACTCCATTGCCACCATGGTTCACAGAGGAGGATCTTGAGGTCTATGCAGCTTTATATCAAAATTCTGGTTTCCGAACCGCATTGCAGGTCCCCTACAGGTGCTCTCAATTGGATTATGGTATAACCAATCCAAAAGTGACAGCTCCATCATTGCTGATAATGGGGGAGAAGGACTATTTTATGAAATTCCCAGGAATGGAGGAGTACATGAAGAAAGGGATAGTGAAGCAGTTTATGCCTAATCTGGACATCACTTTCATGTCAGAAGGGAATCACTTTGTTCAAGAACAACTACCAGAGCAGGTGAATGAGCTCATCATCACTTTCCTCAACAAAAATTAG